Proteins from a genomic interval of Medicago truncatula cultivar Jemalong A17 chromosome 3, MtrunA17r5.0-ANR, whole genome shotgun sequence:
- the LOC11413760 gene encoding uncharacterized protein: MEQKMNNSRIESPKKRPFHEDYDDIIDGSFFSSDSEVSNGNSSSELSESDSFEDVTSPTSSSSSSSTHQLAEADPLSDMSSLFQQLPIKRGLSKFYQGKSQSFTSLTNVKSLEDLAKPESPYNKRLKSCRSYGGFYESQESSFKSMSRLVSKRGVNSASSRGSCSSLNARKGSGSNFMGSRPPIHPHNRSSTSTNNISNQTALFA; encoded by the exons ATGGAACAAAAAATGAACAATTCTAGGATTGAATCACCAAAGAAAAGACCATTTCATGAAGACTATGATGATATTATAGATggttctttcttttcttcagatTCTGAAGTTTCAAATGGTAATTCATCATCAGAATTATCAGAATCTGATTCATTTGAAGATGTTACATCTCctacttcatcttcttcatcctcaTCTACTCATCAACTTGCAGAAGCTGATCCATTAAGTGATATGTCTTCTTTGTTTCAACAACTTCCAATCAA gagggGACTTTCAAAATTCTACCAAGGAAAGTCACAATCTTTTACTTCATTAACAAATGTGAAGAGTTTAGAAGATCTTGCAAAGCCAGAGAGTCCTTACAACAAGAGATTGAAGTCATGTAGAAGCTATGGAGGGTTTTATGAGAGCCAAGAATCAAGTTTTAAATCTATGTCAAGGCTTGTTTCTAAGAGGGGGGTGAATTCAGCAAGTTCAAGGGGTTCATGTTCTTCTTTGAATGCAAGAAAGGGTAGTGGAAGTAACTTTATGGGTAGTAGGCCACCAATTCATCCTCATAATAGATCATCTACTAGCACCAACAATATCTCTAATCAAACTGCTTTGTTTGCTTGA